Part of the Henckelia pumila isolate YLH828 chromosome 2, ASM3356847v2, whole genome shotgun sequence genome is shown below.
attaataatatattattatattattatactaaataattaatattttatccataatttgaaagtataatattattgaattgaaataaatttattttattatgatatgtataatataaaaataaatcattataatgttttttagctaataaatattaattaattacaagttaataaatttaaacttttgagaataaattttttttgttttaaatattaaaaatctatatttgaaattaaatttaatgatatttgttaatttttaaactttttattttttattttaataaatttaaaattatttaatatatgaCGGATCCAACGAATCTAACCCAGATTGGACCGCCAGGTtcgcggggcggggcgggtccAAAGGGAGGCGAAAAGAATGTTTTTCCCTTTGAAAAGAATGTTTTATTAAAAACATAAATCCGGAGTTTATTTAGGTAGCGTCTAATATTCCATAAATTTCTTGTTAGAATATTTTGTCGGACCATAAAATCCCTAGTTATCTTGTATTTTGAAAATTGTACTTGATTATTccgatcaaaaaaaaaattgtacttAATTACTCTGGATTTGGATTGGATAACGTTAGGGTCAAAGTAGTCATTTGACCTCCACAGCTCTCCGCATTCAAGCCTCTTCTCCCGCACAAACGCAACCACTGTGTGTGTCAGTTTCCATGGAGGACCCCAGTAGACCCGTCACAGGCTATCCCGCCCCAAACCTTTACCTTCACCCCAATGGCTATCCCCCCGCCGGCACCGCCTATCCTTGCACCACCACCGCCGCTGGTCCGCCCTATAACTATTACCAATACAACCCCTACTACCAGCAAAGCTCTGAACACGACGCCATCCGCCGCGCCGCTTGTGTCCGCCGGATGTTCGCCTTCTTTATCGGCGTCATTTTCTTCTTCGGCACCGTTACGTTCATCACCTGGCTCGTCCTCCGCCCCCAGCTCCCTGAGTTCCGAGTCGACTCGTTCTCCGTCTCCAATTTCACCCTCACCGATTCTTCTCTCGTCTCCTTCACGTCCGAAATCCACCTCACCGTTCGGAACCCTAACAAGAAAATGACCCTCTCGTACGATGAGATCAGAGCCATAATATTCTACAAATCCACCTCCCTCTCAGAAAACACCATGGCTCCGTTTTCCCAACACACGAAAACCGACTCCGCTTTGACTGCCAATTTCGTGGCGATTGAGCGTTCGGTGGATGAATCAGCTGCACATCGTATCAACACTGGCAGGCTCAAGAACGGCAATGTGGGTTTCAATTTCAGGTTGGTTTCGAGGATTCAATTCGAGGCGAAGGCGTGGAGGACTACAAGGTCTTTGATGGTGTATTGCGGCGATTTTTCGGTTTCCATTCCCAGCAATGGCAGCTCGGGGATGTTAACCAGTGGACCGAGCCAGTGCCGAGTCGGAATTTGAGGTGAATCGATGAATTTAAGGATCTTGATTGATGTTCTCTATATTTGATTGAATAATGCTGGACTCGATTTGTTTCTTGCTTCTTCCATGTATAGGAAATTTAGATTCCTAGCTGCTATGTATTTGCTGTACAGCTACAATCATGATCCCATTTTCAGATTTTTCCCCTGTGGATAGCTCTATTGCTTAATGTGCATACATTTAGGCTTGTGCAATAAGAGATTCAATTCTTTGGATTATAGAGTAGAAAAAGTTCGAGGCTTTTTCATTTAGGCTTGCTATATCGGTTGAAGTTTCCATGTGTTGGTTTAAGAGGAAATGAGTTTGATTAGTGTGTTTAGATGCTAGAACGATTTATCCATGGTTCATAGCTTGCTTTCTGCCGTTGTAAATGTGTTTCTGATGCATAGAAGGTGCTCCGGGGGGTCGCCGCCTATGACTACTGCTCTCCAACAAGAAACCGGATTCCCAACTAAGGCACCTGATCCACTCTTGTCATTTCCTGGGCGTTACAAGCCCACTTTTGTGTATGAGCCACATTTCCTTCTATCCAGTTTTCATTTGTGGAGTAGATACCTTGGTGTGTGTGTGGACTGTAGATGGTGTGAAGTTTGGAGTGAAATGTGTTGGCCATTGGTTTTAGCTTCTAAACTGAGGAATGTTACTTTAATCTATGATGCTATTATGACTTCGTCTGGCAAAGCATTATATGTTGAGTTCTACATTTTGGTTCTCAACGGCAATTGAATCCTGGGTGTTTCTATAGGCCAGATTTTATTATTACTTTTTAATTTcagttatttttttaatctcaaaaagaattcaattatttttataacgTGATCCATGATGttacatatataatattgtCTCAAATTTcggtttaaaatttgaaatttggtcGGATTGATATCATCATTTTTAAATTTCTGTCAATTTTTTGTGTCCAAGtatatgtgaaaattttcataaatggtatatacatatacatatatatatatatatatatgataatatgttaatttttaatttaaattttgaaaataaaacggatgttatcactatttttttaatttcaatttttttttgtattcatACATATATGAAAGTTAATTTTcataaacatgaaaaataaatttatatattataatgtaCCAGTTttcaattaaaatttgaaatttggtaGCATgacatcaatattttttaatttcaattattttttgttCATATATGTAAAAAGTTtcataaacttaaaaataaatgtattaATTGGATGTTATcactattttttaattttaagtaatttttttatcatcatatatatgtgaaaattttcataattgatatatataataatgtatCAAATTtcggttcaaaatttgaaatttgatttgcCAATATCACTACTTTTTTATTTCAGTCAATTTTTTGGGTTCACGtatatgtgaaaattttcataaatttattataaaataatgtattaaattttggtttaaaattgaaatttgatcgAATGTTATTACTAAATTTTCATTtcagttaatttttttgtttatgtatatgtgaaaattttcataaattatatatatgttaatttaACTTCAgtttcaaatttgaaatttgattggatGCATCATTACTTTttcatttgaattatttttttgtgtaCACACAAGTGTGAAAATTTCTACAAAcatgaaagaaaaattatatatattataatgtaCTAATTTTcagttcaaaattttaaatttgataatatgTTATCGATATTTGttaatttcaataaattttttgtgGTCATATGTATGTGAAATTTTTgtaaatgttatatatgataatgtaccaaatttcaacataaaattttcaattttattgGATTTATGACTACTTATTAATTTCACTTATTTTTTTGTGTACATATACGTATGTTAGATTTCTAAGTGATATACATATTAAATGGAATAAAATTAGCAATTTTCAATTCCAAATTTATGTGTCGTTGACATAATTTAGAAAttataatttgtttaaaaaataataatgtaataaaaggaaaaaagatAAATATCAACTCTATACACATTTTTTATGAAGTAATAATAAATGCCTGAAAATTTGTTCCTGTTCAAATTTTGTAGATTTATGATggcattttattcaaaatttgaaatttaatcgGATATTATCGTTATTTTGAATTCCAATTAGTTGTTTTGTGTATAAAAATATCCATAAATActatatatgataatatatgaatttttagttcaaaatttgataaaatGTTGTAATTACTAGACAACAAATTATCCATAAATACTATATATGATAATACATAAAAGCACAGTTTTTGTTAAATATGAAAAGTTTCGGCCCAAATTATTGGTTAAAAAAGGAAATAATAGTTGTAATTACTAGACAACAAATTATCATCAATTTAAATAAGGCAGCTGTATACTATGTACATTAAATTACCATCAATTTAAGCAAAGCTATCGTATATTGTGTACAAATTGTCTACAATGTTTTAAATCTTTTGAGTTaccttcttaattttttttgaaatttaaatcaGTTTTGTGGATTGTCTTATTATTTGAATTCAAATAAGAAAGCCCAACAGATTGAAATTTAATGATATAACCGAGAAAGAGCTATAAATAATCCAACAATGCACAAATTCAGTACTACACGTTCGGTCAAATTTCATCTCCCAAATCTCAAATCACATCACAAATTAGAAAATGCCTCCACTATTTATACTAGAAATgctattttttttactttggaATCGAGAGTGTGTGTGACTTATAGGGAAGACATAACTCGATTTGAGGGTCGATGAAGAAGTTTttgaaattgtatatatatatatatatatatataaatagagtTTTGATCACATGAGCAACCACCATGTGCAACTACGTGAGCAACAGCTGACGTGACAATCACTCATTGGATGTACAAGGTTCCACGTAAGCTGTTGCTCACGTAGTTGCCCATGGTGGTTGCCAATgtgatcaaaactatatatatatatatatatatatatatatatatatagttttgttatgctgcccaACAACTATACCCATCTtcgtgcccaccatgtacaagtcaactcatttATTGTACTGGTCAACTCacttattgtacatggtgggcacggaGTTGGGTATAGTTGTTGGGCAACATaataaaactctatatatatatattacttatgTTTTCTTACATATCATAAGTTAtgctaaatattttttataattcagGTTACAACTTCGAAAAAAAAATTCCCAAGAAAATCGAAGATTTGGTTGATCGCAAAGTTCTGTTTAAAGTACAAGTACGACCGAACCAGATTCATGGATTCTTTGACACATATACTATAATGAAATTACTTAAAAATCTTAAAAGGTAATCTTATCTggaaaattttaaagtttattcaCAACACaatcattaaattttatttagagTTTCAATACATTGAAGCAAAAAATAAACATAACCCAACGTCTACCAGATTTAGGCCCCGTTTGGTATCAAAAGCCAGACCATAaagcactttttttaaaaaaaaaaaaaagtgttttttcgTTAATAAAGTGTTTAGATGACCAAATAAGTacttaaaaaacactttttaagtcaaaattagagttttttcaaaagcaaaaaattatagcttaaaaaagcacttttttaaaaaaatatctacaaaatccaaacgggTTCTTACACAACCCAACCATATTTGCACAACTCAAGTATCAAGGGTTAATCTTTATCTCATGTTGGACTTCTTTAGAAAAACCTGTTTTTAGTCATTGTCaatgttaggatcgaaaatatgtgtagagggggtgaatacactattttaaaatttaaagagtcttcgatctgatttgttaaaatcagacagaagtttttgttgcttaaaacttttgatctgcTCGAAATATCTGAGAGATAATCAGGCGGAAGAAATTTTTCTCGCAGATTGAATATATGAATAACTGAGGCAGATAAGGTAAagtaagtgcagtaaataaatagatagaattgtttctggatgttcggagatgaattctcctacgtcatcccttcttctgttttcagaaggattccactagaagactttgatttatacaaggctttgtacaaatccaatccaatctaggacttatccaatgtctaaacaagaactcctagcaatacttCCTCTCGAAGCAGATCGAACTTTCTGCTTTGAGTTATACAAAACAACTATAGAATGTGTTTCTGTGTTTTGATCTGGTTGGCTATGAATgactttgatctggatcgatcTCGTATATGCTTCCTTTGAAGTTTGATCGATCTGGAGATATTATCTAACTCAGAATGTCGAGGCTTTCATCTGATAAAATGAGTATCTGAGTTATATTGAGTGAAAGACTTTTTGAATGAACTTCGATTTTGATAGCTTGTGTTTTTCACTCTTGGTCTCTTGTTTGAATCTTCAAAGTATTTGAGTATTTATAATCATCATAGGTAGCCGTTGAGCCACCAACAGCTTCTGAAGATGAGCCGCCAACAGATCTGTGATAAATAGCCGCCAATATATCTTTAAAAGATAGCACACAAATCATGAATTTGATGGAGGCAGATCATCGTTCTAAGATatcattaaatgattttgtcttTTCTTCAACAAACTCAGCAACAGTTACTTTGAAGTCAAGCTTTTGATCTGGTTGATTGATCTGTAAAAATCCGTTGAGAGtcttcttgattgatctgaataCCGGGCACTTTGTTCTGGCTATTTATACTCCAACGATTTGGCATAATACTTGATTAGCTTGAATTCTCGGATATTTGATCTGGAAAAGTCCGAATGGTTTTAGcccttaatttattttattacttggttttgttttgacttgCTATCACCGAAACTATTTGGGTTTGATCTCCAACAGTCAATTGTATGTCGCTGTATCCAGAGTTATAAATCCTAAAGGTCTAAAATTTTTATGTGATAGTGATAGTAACAACAAAAATTAGACGACCAATGTTGTATTTAAGGATGTTTTTCAAAATAtgtgaaataaaaatttgtttgttgattgcatgatttataatgtttttatttgtattttaaatatctataaaattttgcatagtaattattttttgatAATATCATCTCGTACATCGCACGGGTgaaatactagtatatatataaacaaaaaaatccCCTAAATAGAAATATAACAACTTTTCCCGCCCAAAGACATTTCCGAATATAGTAAAgatatcataaaattaaaacatacaaataatatattatttaattcaaaattatagaTAGAGTTAATAttgaatattcaaaaaataatatgatattataaatgataaaatatttgatataaaattttaaaatatagataaaaaattctatttaattttaaaatattaaaatattttttatcatgatcaaacaaaatttaatttttgcttTTAGTGTTGGTTGTTTTGCCCAATACAACGAAATTTGTACACCAAATTTTACAActtaaaaattcaatacaaaaatttaatatattaaaatataatgatACATTATGTAtctgtattttattttatttatttttatatttatttttttctattttgatttttcaactttaaaatttttaaaatttaaaaaatttctattttatttttgcatagaatacaaatattgcatgcatcaaatttataattattggataaataaattccttaagaaatataaaattttaaatataaaaaagatAATATAAAGAAGTAAAATATTAGAATAAGACATTTCTAAATAAATAGGGgtgtataaaatttttttataaaaacatcTTAGAGGATGTCAAATAGCTTATCTCAACCGTTTAAAACTGTTTTCTAATAGTTTTTCAAACGAATTTACAAAACTTATAAACTAGCTGTCAAATATTTTTCCAACGACaatgaatttaaattgattCCAATATACTAAGAATTTGAAATCCGTTGTGATGATCTCAACTATAATGTAATAaatatcaatatggattttattttattttttaaagttatATAAACAATGAAGGTACATTTATATTGGTAgatttcaaattatttaatctaattcaaccttaatttattgtattttttttattatttattaaaaacattcatatttactaattttgccaaaaattacataaaaataacaatatGTACATCGCACAAGTGAAATACTAGTAAAAACTTAAAATGACAAAAGTTAAGTACCGTATACCGATTAACTCaaactaaaaaatatatttaaattaattatgagTATTTTAACTTAATAgagcatttatatatatagaacTAAAATGTATCAAATATATTTATACTAAATATCTAACTagtaaaaacaaaagaaatcaaattaaagtctcattgaaaaattttcttttttgaaaaataaaaaattcctgCTATTATTTGTAGTGACTATTAGATTTCCTGTGAGAAATTCTCTTCGTTTTCTCCTCAAAGAAATCAACAAGTTGCTCCTATTATTTGTTTGTGATTTGGGTATGTAATTAATtctattcatatatatatatatatatatatatatatatatatatatatgaaatccATATCAATTACTTgtgtatataattttttttattgatcttTTAGTTCCACATATCACAATAATTTTTCTCCAATACTttatacaaaaaattttaaaaaaaaatccaaattcgTTGGTTCATATGACATCGATCACGGCTATGAATtttcaaatattgatttgtcaTTAGTTTTCATTGTTCATTGTTTAGTGTAATAGCTCCGTAATGAATCAAccgtatattatttttattagagATTGAACTTTGCAgacaatgaaaaaaaatattatcttgATCAGCGAATCTTACATTTCGTAAGTTGAATTTTGAGCCAGAAAATATTATGTCACATTATCATTATGAAGATCAAAATATCCATGAAAAAGTTTGTGAAATTTCAATAATGATTATCATGATAATATTTCGAATATACAATTATTCCGCAAGTTGCTATGGAATTTGAGAGTGAAGAAGATAACTTCTATAACAATTATGCAAAGGCGGTTGGTTTTAGTATTAGAAGACGTGCATGTCACAAGGACAAATATGGAAATATTCTCGACAAATCATTTTGTAGTTCGTGTCAAAGGTCAAAGAGAAAAAGGATAAACGAGTTATTCGTATTAAATCTCATCGTCCTGAAACAAGAAATGGTTGTTGCGCGGAGTTGAAAGTTAATAATCGTGAGACAGATAGATTTAAACATGTGAGATTTATTGCTGCTCATAGTGGACACGAATTGGTTAGTCCAAATAAATCTTATATATTGAGATCccaaagaaaaatatataactaCTGAACAAACAACACAAATATCTAATATAGACAAATCAAGGATACCGCCAAAGGCAGGATTGGACTATATGGCTACTCAAGTTGATGGACGTGAAAATGTTGGGTTTTTTCTTGACGATTACAAAAATTATTTATGTTCACAAAGAACGATAGATATTATTCAGATGGGAGATACTGGAGGTGTACTTGAATATTTTACAACAAATGTAATCAGATgatgcaaattttttttatgtgattCCAGTTGATAGCAGTGATGTGGACTTTTGATACTTTTGCTAAAATTATGCATGGAAAAACACATGACTATTCTCAAAGATCATGATGCAATGGCAAAAGCTTTGGCAGAAAAATGGCCTGATATCATCGTTTGTGCATTTGACATATTTATCAAAACACGGTTATCCATCTTAGCAATGTATTCTCAAATTCCAACATGTTTGAAAAAGATTTTAGTTATTGAGTATATGAtttagaagaagaagatgattttCTTGTAGCATGCAAAGAATTATTGAATAAGTATAATCTTCAGAGCAATCAATGGAGGGAGAGGTTGTTTAAGATTAATGAGAAATGGTCTCTTGTGTGTGAAAGACAAACCTTTTGTGCAGATATGACTACCACGCAACGAATCGAGAGCATGAATAGtgttttgaaaaaatatgtAACTTATAAGAACAATCTATTAGAGTTTTTTCAACATTTTTGGGAGTTAGTTGACGATCTGCATTATGAAGAGTTGAAAGctgatttgaggacaaatcataACATTCCAGTTCTATCTTTTCTTGTTGAAATTCTTAAGCATGTAACAAGTATTTTGTAGGACAGAGCATTTGCCGTTTTATCAAAAGTTATAGCTGATGGTAACGGtgtaa
Proteins encoded:
- the LOC140884775 gene encoding NDR1/HIN1-like protein 26, which codes for MEDPSRPVTGYPAPNLYLHPNGYPPAGTAYPCTTTAAGPPYNYYQYNPYYQQSSEHDAIRRAACVRRMFAFFIGVIFFFGTVTFITWLVLRPQLPEFRVDSFSVSNFTLTDSSLVSFTSEIHLTVRNPNKKMTLSYDEIRAIIFYKSTSLSENTMAPFSQHTKTDSALTANFVAIERSVDESAAHRINTGRLKNGNVGFNFRLVSRIQFEAKAWRTTRSLMVYCGDFSVSIPSNGSSGMLTSGPSQCRVGI